A single genomic interval of Salmo trutta chromosome 13, fSalTru1.1, whole genome shotgun sequence harbors:
- the LOC115206282 gene encoding clustered mitochondria protein homolog isoform X1: protein MVSKTDDIPASVPNCNVNTVDLVGETPDRKETSKGPHKDPCGHSVDTAVMNGGGAHDLSEEESKQDGAGDTDGGEDSNEQEVIVIQDTGFTVKIQAPGTEPFDLQVSPQEMVQEIHQVLMDREDTCHRTCFSLQLDGNVLDNFAELKSIEGLQEGSLLKVVEEPYTVREARIHVRHIRDLLKGLDPSDAYNGVDCNSLSFLSVFTDGDLGDSGKRKKKGSELEQIDCTPPEHILPGSKERPLLPLQPQNKDWKVIMTPMQCLKVLTMSGWNPPPGNRKMHGDLMYLYMVTVEERHISITASTRGFYLNQSTTYTFNPKPANPSFLSHSLVELLSQISPAFKKNFTALQKKRVQRHPFERIATPFQVYSWTAPQVDHTMDCVRAEDAYTSRLGYEEHIPGQTRDWNEELQTTRELARKNLPERLLRERAIFKVHSDFAAAATRGSMAVIDGNVMAINPGEETRMQMFIWNNIFFSLGFDVRDHYRELGGDAAAHAAPTNDLNGVRAYGAVDVEGLYTLGTVVVDYRGYRVTAQSIIPGILEREQEQSVIYGSIDFGKTVVSHGKYLELLERTSRPLKVQRHNVLNEKDESMELCSSVECKGIIGNDGRHYILDLLRTFPPDLNFLPVEGEELSPESVRQGFPRQHRHRLACLRQELIEAFVEHRYLLFMKMAALQLMQQKANKESKLATLTENSSPGAAVPALPSTETPDGSAESSETSTETLTDANSDAAQTESTSDAPQAAATETTTTEAAPKTEPMTETDSSATTTTNASQATPIEVNVVPTVTTNGPLVPFATAIQNGECESPLEGKAEDIIPGLAQAKELAESLDTEDGSGIDPKSREVVLNACKAVGSISNTSFDIRFNPDIFSPGVRFPEDSADDIQKQKQLLKDAGAFLVSCQIPSLVKDCLDHSALPMDGATLTEALHQRGINVRYLGNVLAFVDKTPAKAQLEHFYRIGISELITRCAKHIFKTYLQGVELSALSAAVSHFLNCFLSSFDAVAHLPADELVSRRKNRKRRNRVPGGGDNTAWASLTPSELWKNIVSEAQSYYHFTLHCENADQVVEKYGLQKITLLREISIKAGIQILIKEYNFDSRHKPAFTEEDILNIFPVVKHVNPKASDAFHFFQSGQAKVQQGYLKEGCELINEALNLFNNVYGAMHVEICACLRLLARLNYIMGDHHEALSNQQKAVLMSERVLGVEHPNTIQEYMHLALYCFANGQLSTALKLLYRARYLMLMVCGEDHPEMALLDSNIGLVLHGVMEYDLSLRFLENALAINSKYHGPRSLKVALSHHLVARVYESKAEFRSALQQEKEGYTIYKNQVGEAHEKTKESSEYLKYLTQQAVALQRTMNEIYKNGSNASIMPLKFTAPSMASVLEQLNIINGIIFIPLSQKDLENLKAEVQRRQQLQESGKSVEDLTVHSPLELEDKIPMDVNVD, encoded by the exons ATGGTGAGCAAGACAGATGACATCCCGGCGTCAGTACCCAACTGTAATGTTAACACAGTTGATCTTGTAGGAGAGACGCCAGACCGCAAAGAGACCTCCAAGGGACCACACAAGGACCCTTGTG GGCACAGTGTAGACACGGCGGTGATGAATGGGGGTGGGGCCCACGATCTTTCGGAGGAGGAGTCCAAGCAGGATGGGGCTGGTGACACAGATGGTGGGGAGGATTCTAACGAACAGGAAGTGATTGTGATTCAGGATACAGGTTTCACTGTGAAGATCCAGGCACCCGGGACGGAGCCTTTTGACCTCCAG GTTTCACCCCAGGAGATGGTGCAGGAGATCCACCAGGTGTTGATGGACCGTGAGGACACCTGCCATCGTACCTGTTTCTCCCTGCAGCTGGACGGCAACGTGCTGGATAACTTTGCTGAGCTGAAATCCATCGAGGGCCTGCAGGAGGGCTCCCTGCTCAAAGTAGTGGAAG aGCCCTACACAGTGCGCGAGGCCCGTATCCACGTGCGTCACATCAGAGACCTGCTGAAAGGTCTGGACCCGTCTGATGCCTACAACGGCGTGGACTGcaactccctctccttcctcagcgTCTTCACCGACGGGGacctgggag ACAGTGGTAAGCGGAAGAAGAAGGGCAGTGAGCTGGAGCAGATAGACTGTACCCCTCCAGAACACATCCTGCCTGGCAGTAAAGAGCGCCCCCTGCTGCCTCTCCAGCCACAGAACAAGGACTGGAAGGTAATAATGACG CCCATGCAGTGCCTGAAGGTCCTGACTATGAGTGGCTGGAACCCCCCTCCTGGCAACAGGAAGATGCACGGTGATCTCATGTACCTGTATATGGTGACTGTTGAGGAGAGACACATCAGTATCACCGCCTCTACACGTGGTTTCTACCTCAACCA GTCGACCACCTACACCTTCAACCCCAAGCCAGCCAACCCCAGCTTCCTCAGCCACTCGTTGGTTGAGCTGCTGAGCCAGATAAGCCCTGCCTTCAAGAAGAACTTCACTGCCCTGCAGAAGAAAAG GGTTCAGCGGCATCCATTTGAGAGGATAGCCACACCCTTCCAGGTGTACAGTTGGACCGCCCCCCAGGTGGACCACACCATGGACTGTGTCAGAGCTGAGGACGCTTACACCTCCCGTCTGGGCTACGAGGAACACATACCTGGACAG ACGCGAGACTGGAATGAGGAGCTGCAGACGACCAGAGAGCTGGCCCGGAAGAACCTGCCTGAACgcctgctgagagagagggccATCTTCAAG gtcCACAGTGACTTTGCGGCTGCTGCCACTCGCGGTTCCATGGCGGTGATCGACGGCAACGTGATGGCCATCAACCCTGGCGAGGAGACACGTATGCAGATGTTTATCTGGAACAACATCTTCTTCTCCCTGGGCTTCGACGTCCGTGACCACTACCGCGAGCTGGGCGGGGACGCTGCCGCGCACGCTGCTCCCACCAACGACCTCAACGGTGTCCGGGCTTACGGGGCCGTAGACGTGGAGGGGCTGTACACCCTGGGGACCGTGGTGGTGGACTATCGGGGTTACCGTGTCACGGCCCAGTCGATCATCCCTGgcattctggagagagagcaggagcagAGCGTTATCTACGGGTCTATCGACTTTGGGAAGACAGTGGTGTCTCATGGGAAGTACCTGGAGCTTCTGGAGAGGACCAGTCGACCACTCAAG GTCCAGAGACACAATGTGCTGAATGAGAAGGATGAGTCCATGGAGCTGTGTTCCTCTGTTGAGTGTAAGGGCATAATCGGCAACGATGGACGCCACTACATCCTGGACCTTCTGAGGACCTTCCCCCCCGACCTGAACTTCCTGCCTGTGGAAGGGGAGGAGCTTTCCCCTGAGAGTGTGAGACAGGGTTTCCCACGCCAGCACCGCCACCGCCTGGCCTGCCTCCGACAGGAGCTCATCGAGGCCTTCGTTGAGCACAG ATACCTCCTCTTCATGAAGATGGCAGCGCTCCAGCTGATGCAGCAGAAAGCCAACAAGGAGAGCAAGCTGGCCACCCTGACAGAGAACAGCAGCCCCGGGGCAGCCGTTCCAGCCCTGCCCTCCACAGAGACCCCCGATGGCTCGGCCGAGTCCTCAGAAACTTCCACAGAAACCCTCACTGACGCCAACTCAGACGCAGCCCAGACAGAGTCCACCTCTGATGCCCCTCAGGCAGCAGCAACAGAAACCACCACCACAGAAGCAGCCCCCAAGACAGAGCCAATGACAGAAACAGACAGTTCAGCTACAACAACCACTAATGCCTCCCAGGCAACCCCTATAGAGGTTAATGTGGTTCCCACGGTGACCACCAATGGGCCGTTGGTGCCCTTTGCCACAGCGATTCAGAACGGGGAGTGCGAGAGCCCTCTGGAGGGTAAGGCTGAGGATATTATCCCGGGCTTAGCCCAGGCGAAAGAGCTGGCTGAGTCCTTAGACACGGAAGACGGATCCGGTATCG ACCCTAAAAGCCGAGAGGTGGTCCTCAATGCCTGCAAGGCTGTGGGTTCCATCAGCAACACCTCCTTCGACATCCGCTTCAACCCAGACATCTTCTCTCCAG GAGTGCGTTTCCCTGAGGACAGTGCGGATGACATTCAGAAACAGAAGCAGCTGTTGAAGGATGCTGGAGCCTTCCTGGTGTCCTGTCAGATCCCATCTCTG GTGAAGGACTGTCTGGACCACAGTGCTCTGCCCATGGATGGAGCCACGCTGACCGAGGCGCTGCACCAGAGGGGCATCAACGTGCGTTACCTAGGCAACGTGCTGGCGTTTGTGGACAAGACCCCAGCCAAGGCACAGCTGGAGCACTTCTAT AGAATAGGTATCAGCGAGTTAATCACCAGATGTGCGAAACATATCTTCAAGACATACCTCCAG GGTGTTGAGTTGTCGGCCCTCTCCGCCGCTGTCAGCCACTTCCTCAACTGCTTCCTGTCCTCCTTCGATGCCGTGGCACACCTGCCTGCCGACGAGCTCGTGTCGCGCCGCAAGAACCGTAAGCGCCGTAACCGCGTCCCGGGGGGAGGGGACAACACTGCGTGGGCCAGCCTGACACCCAGCGAGCTGTGGAAGAACATTGTCTCTGAGGCCCAGAGCTACTACCACTTCACCCTGCACTG CGAGAATGCTGACCAGGTAGTGGAGAAATACGGCCTTCAGAAGATCACCCTGCTCAGAGAAATCTCCATCAAAGCTGGCATCCAG ATCCTGATAAAGGAGTATAACTTTGACAGTCGCCACAAGCCTGCCTTCACAGAGGAGGACATCCTTAACATCTTCCCTGTGGTGAAGCACGTCAACCCCAAGGCCTCCGATGCCTTTCACTTCTTCCAGAGTGGACAGGCCAAGGTCCAGCAAG GTTACCTGAAGGAGGGCTGTGAGTTGATCAACGAGGCTCTGAACCTGTTCAACAACGTGTACGGGGCCATGCACGTAGAGATCTGTGCCTGCCTGCGTCTGCTGGCTCGCCTCAACTACATCATGGGAGACCACCACGAG GCTCTCAGTAACCAACAGAAGGCTGTCTTGATGAGTGAGAGAGTACTGGGCGTCGAGCACCCCAACACGATCCAGGAATAT ATGCACTTGGCTCTGTATTGCTTTGCCAACGGTCAGCTGTCCACTGCCCTGAAGCTGCTGTACCGTGCTCGCTACCTCATGCTGATGGTGTGTGGGGAGGACCACCCCGAGATGGCGCTTCTAGAC AGTAACATTGGCCTGGTGCTGCACGGAGTAATGGAGTACGACCTGTCTCTGAGGTTCTTGGAGAACGCCTTGGCCATCAACTCCAAATACCATGGACCCCGCTCCCTCAAAGTAGCCCTCAG TCATCATCTGGTTGCGAGGGTTTACGAGAGCAAGGCAGAGTTCCGCTCTGCGCTCCAGCAGGAAAAGGAGGGCTACACTATCTACAAAAACCag GTGGGAGAGGCCCACGAGAAGACTAAAGAGAGCTCAGAGTACCTGAAGTACCTCACACAGCAGGCTGTGGCTCTGCAGAGAACCATGAACGAGATCTACAAGAACGGCTCCAACGCCAGCATCATGCCACTCAAG TTCACAGCACCCAGTATGGCCAGTGTTCTAGAGCAGCTCAATATCATCAACGGCATCATCTTTATACCCCTCAG CCAAAAGGACTTGGAGAACCTGAAGGCGGAAGTCCAGCGGCGGCAGCAGCTTCAGGAGTCAGGGAAGAGCGTGGAGGATCTCACTGTGCATAGTCCACTAGAGCTGGAGGACAAAATACCCATGGACGTTAACGTTGATTAA
- the LOC115206282 gene encoding clustered mitochondria protein homolog isoform X2 translates to MVSKTDDIPASVPNCNVNTVDLVGETPDRKETSKGPHKDPCGHSVDTAVMNGGGAHDLSEEESKQDGAGDTDGGEDSNEQEVIVIQDTGFTVKIQAPGTEPFDLQVSPQEMVQEIHQVLMDREDTCHRTCFSLQLDGNVLDNFAELKSIEGLQEGSLLKVVEEPYTVREARIHVRHIRDLLKGLDPSDAYNGVDCNSLSFLSVFTDGDLGDSGKRKKKGSELEQIDCTPPEHILPGSKERPLLPLQPQNKDWKPMQCLKVLTMSGWNPPPGNRKMHGDLMYLYMVTVEERHISITASTRGFYLNQSTTYTFNPKPANPSFLSHSLVELLSQISPAFKKNFTALQKKRVQRHPFERIATPFQVYSWTAPQVDHTMDCVRAEDAYTSRLGYEEHIPGQTRDWNEELQTTRELARKNLPERLLRERAIFKVHSDFAAAATRGSMAVIDGNVMAINPGEETRMQMFIWNNIFFSLGFDVRDHYRELGGDAAAHAAPTNDLNGVRAYGAVDVEGLYTLGTVVVDYRGYRVTAQSIIPGILEREQEQSVIYGSIDFGKTVVSHGKYLELLERTSRPLKVQRHNVLNEKDESMELCSSVECKGIIGNDGRHYILDLLRTFPPDLNFLPVEGEELSPESVRQGFPRQHRHRLACLRQELIEAFVEHRYLLFMKMAALQLMQQKANKESKLATLTENSSPGAAVPALPSTETPDGSAESSETSTETLTDANSDAAQTESTSDAPQAAATETTTTEAAPKTEPMTETDSSATTTTNASQATPIEVNVVPTVTTNGPLVPFATAIQNGECESPLEGKAEDIIPGLAQAKELAESLDTEDGSGIDPKSREVVLNACKAVGSISNTSFDIRFNPDIFSPGVRFPEDSADDIQKQKQLLKDAGAFLVSCQIPSLVKDCLDHSALPMDGATLTEALHQRGINVRYLGNVLAFVDKTPAKAQLEHFYRIGISELITRCAKHIFKTYLQGVELSALSAAVSHFLNCFLSSFDAVAHLPADELVSRRKNRKRRNRVPGGGDNTAWASLTPSELWKNIVSEAQSYYHFTLHCENADQVVEKYGLQKITLLREISIKAGIQILIKEYNFDSRHKPAFTEEDILNIFPVVKHVNPKASDAFHFFQSGQAKVQQGYLKEGCELINEALNLFNNVYGAMHVEICACLRLLARLNYIMGDHHEALSNQQKAVLMSERVLGVEHPNTIQEYMHLALYCFANGQLSTALKLLYRARYLMLMVCGEDHPEMALLDSNIGLVLHGVMEYDLSLRFLENALAINSKYHGPRSLKVALSHHLVARVYESKAEFRSALQQEKEGYTIYKNQVGEAHEKTKESSEYLKYLTQQAVALQRTMNEIYKNGSNASIMPLKFTAPSMASVLEQLNIINGIIFIPLSQKDLENLKAEVQRRQQLQESGKSVEDLTVHSPLELEDKIPMDVNVD, encoded by the exons ATGGTGAGCAAGACAGATGACATCCCGGCGTCAGTACCCAACTGTAATGTTAACACAGTTGATCTTGTAGGAGAGACGCCAGACCGCAAAGAGACCTCCAAGGGACCACACAAGGACCCTTGTG GGCACAGTGTAGACACGGCGGTGATGAATGGGGGTGGGGCCCACGATCTTTCGGAGGAGGAGTCCAAGCAGGATGGGGCTGGTGACACAGATGGTGGGGAGGATTCTAACGAACAGGAAGTGATTGTGATTCAGGATACAGGTTTCACTGTGAAGATCCAGGCACCCGGGACGGAGCCTTTTGACCTCCAG GTTTCACCCCAGGAGATGGTGCAGGAGATCCACCAGGTGTTGATGGACCGTGAGGACACCTGCCATCGTACCTGTTTCTCCCTGCAGCTGGACGGCAACGTGCTGGATAACTTTGCTGAGCTGAAATCCATCGAGGGCCTGCAGGAGGGCTCCCTGCTCAAAGTAGTGGAAG aGCCCTACACAGTGCGCGAGGCCCGTATCCACGTGCGTCACATCAGAGACCTGCTGAAAGGTCTGGACCCGTCTGATGCCTACAACGGCGTGGACTGcaactccctctccttcctcagcgTCTTCACCGACGGGGacctgggag ACAGTGGTAAGCGGAAGAAGAAGGGCAGTGAGCTGGAGCAGATAGACTGTACCCCTCCAGAACACATCCTGCCTGGCAGTAAAGAGCGCCCCCTGCTGCCTCTCCAGCCACAGAACAAGGACTGGAAG CCCATGCAGTGCCTGAAGGTCCTGACTATGAGTGGCTGGAACCCCCCTCCTGGCAACAGGAAGATGCACGGTGATCTCATGTACCTGTATATGGTGACTGTTGAGGAGAGACACATCAGTATCACCGCCTCTACACGTGGTTTCTACCTCAACCA GTCGACCACCTACACCTTCAACCCCAAGCCAGCCAACCCCAGCTTCCTCAGCCACTCGTTGGTTGAGCTGCTGAGCCAGATAAGCCCTGCCTTCAAGAAGAACTTCACTGCCCTGCAGAAGAAAAG GGTTCAGCGGCATCCATTTGAGAGGATAGCCACACCCTTCCAGGTGTACAGTTGGACCGCCCCCCAGGTGGACCACACCATGGACTGTGTCAGAGCTGAGGACGCTTACACCTCCCGTCTGGGCTACGAGGAACACATACCTGGACAG ACGCGAGACTGGAATGAGGAGCTGCAGACGACCAGAGAGCTGGCCCGGAAGAACCTGCCTGAACgcctgctgagagagagggccATCTTCAAG gtcCACAGTGACTTTGCGGCTGCTGCCACTCGCGGTTCCATGGCGGTGATCGACGGCAACGTGATGGCCATCAACCCTGGCGAGGAGACACGTATGCAGATGTTTATCTGGAACAACATCTTCTTCTCCCTGGGCTTCGACGTCCGTGACCACTACCGCGAGCTGGGCGGGGACGCTGCCGCGCACGCTGCTCCCACCAACGACCTCAACGGTGTCCGGGCTTACGGGGCCGTAGACGTGGAGGGGCTGTACACCCTGGGGACCGTGGTGGTGGACTATCGGGGTTACCGTGTCACGGCCCAGTCGATCATCCCTGgcattctggagagagagcaggagcagAGCGTTATCTACGGGTCTATCGACTTTGGGAAGACAGTGGTGTCTCATGGGAAGTACCTGGAGCTTCTGGAGAGGACCAGTCGACCACTCAAG GTCCAGAGACACAATGTGCTGAATGAGAAGGATGAGTCCATGGAGCTGTGTTCCTCTGTTGAGTGTAAGGGCATAATCGGCAACGATGGACGCCACTACATCCTGGACCTTCTGAGGACCTTCCCCCCCGACCTGAACTTCCTGCCTGTGGAAGGGGAGGAGCTTTCCCCTGAGAGTGTGAGACAGGGTTTCCCACGCCAGCACCGCCACCGCCTGGCCTGCCTCCGACAGGAGCTCATCGAGGCCTTCGTTGAGCACAG ATACCTCCTCTTCATGAAGATGGCAGCGCTCCAGCTGATGCAGCAGAAAGCCAACAAGGAGAGCAAGCTGGCCACCCTGACAGAGAACAGCAGCCCCGGGGCAGCCGTTCCAGCCCTGCCCTCCACAGAGACCCCCGATGGCTCGGCCGAGTCCTCAGAAACTTCCACAGAAACCCTCACTGACGCCAACTCAGACGCAGCCCAGACAGAGTCCACCTCTGATGCCCCTCAGGCAGCAGCAACAGAAACCACCACCACAGAAGCAGCCCCCAAGACAGAGCCAATGACAGAAACAGACAGTTCAGCTACAACAACCACTAATGCCTCCCAGGCAACCCCTATAGAGGTTAATGTGGTTCCCACGGTGACCACCAATGGGCCGTTGGTGCCCTTTGCCACAGCGATTCAGAACGGGGAGTGCGAGAGCCCTCTGGAGGGTAAGGCTGAGGATATTATCCCGGGCTTAGCCCAGGCGAAAGAGCTGGCTGAGTCCTTAGACACGGAAGACGGATCCGGTATCG ACCCTAAAAGCCGAGAGGTGGTCCTCAATGCCTGCAAGGCTGTGGGTTCCATCAGCAACACCTCCTTCGACATCCGCTTCAACCCAGACATCTTCTCTCCAG GAGTGCGTTTCCCTGAGGACAGTGCGGATGACATTCAGAAACAGAAGCAGCTGTTGAAGGATGCTGGAGCCTTCCTGGTGTCCTGTCAGATCCCATCTCTG GTGAAGGACTGTCTGGACCACAGTGCTCTGCCCATGGATGGAGCCACGCTGACCGAGGCGCTGCACCAGAGGGGCATCAACGTGCGTTACCTAGGCAACGTGCTGGCGTTTGTGGACAAGACCCCAGCCAAGGCACAGCTGGAGCACTTCTAT AGAATAGGTATCAGCGAGTTAATCACCAGATGTGCGAAACATATCTTCAAGACATACCTCCAG GGTGTTGAGTTGTCGGCCCTCTCCGCCGCTGTCAGCCACTTCCTCAACTGCTTCCTGTCCTCCTTCGATGCCGTGGCACACCTGCCTGCCGACGAGCTCGTGTCGCGCCGCAAGAACCGTAAGCGCCGTAACCGCGTCCCGGGGGGAGGGGACAACACTGCGTGGGCCAGCCTGACACCCAGCGAGCTGTGGAAGAACATTGTCTCTGAGGCCCAGAGCTACTACCACTTCACCCTGCACTG CGAGAATGCTGACCAGGTAGTGGAGAAATACGGCCTTCAGAAGATCACCCTGCTCAGAGAAATCTCCATCAAAGCTGGCATCCAG ATCCTGATAAAGGAGTATAACTTTGACAGTCGCCACAAGCCTGCCTTCACAGAGGAGGACATCCTTAACATCTTCCCTGTGGTGAAGCACGTCAACCCCAAGGCCTCCGATGCCTTTCACTTCTTCCAGAGTGGACAGGCCAAGGTCCAGCAAG GTTACCTGAAGGAGGGCTGTGAGTTGATCAACGAGGCTCTGAACCTGTTCAACAACGTGTACGGGGCCATGCACGTAGAGATCTGTGCCTGCCTGCGTCTGCTGGCTCGCCTCAACTACATCATGGGAGACCACCACGAG GCTCTCAGTAACCAACAGAAGGCTGTCTTGATGAGTGAGAGAGTACTGGGCGTCGAGCACCCCAACACGATCCAGGAATAT ATGCACTTGGCTCTGTATTGCTTTGCCAACGGTCAGCTGTCCACTGCCCTGAAGCTGCTGTACCGTGCTCGCTACCTCATGCTGATGGTGTGTGGGGAGGACCACCCCGAGATGGCGCTTCTAGAC AGTAACATTGGCCTGGTGCTGCACGGAGTAATGGAGTACGACCTGTCTCTGAGGTTCTTGGAGAACGCCTTGGCCATCAACTCCAAATACCATGGACCCCGCTCCCTCAAAGTAGCCCTCAG TCATCATCTGGTTGCGAGGGTTTACGAGAGCAAGGCAGAGTTCCGCTCTGCGCTCCAGCAGGAAAAGGAGGGCTACACTATCTACAAAAACCag GTGGGAGAGGCCCACGAGAAGACTAAAGAGAGCTCAGAGTACCTGAAGTACCTCACACAGCAGGCTGTGGCTCTGCAGAGAACCATGAACGAGATCTACAAGAACGGCTCCAACGCCAGCATCATGCCACTCAAG TTCACAGCACCCAGTATGGCCAGTGTTCTAGAGCAGCTCAATATCATCAACGGCATCATCTTTATACCCCTCAG CCAAAAGGACTTGGAGAACCTGAAGGCGGAAGTCCAGCGGCGGCAGCAGCTTCAGGAGTCAGGGAAGAGCGTGGAGGATCTCACTGTGCATAGTCCACTAGAGCTGGAGGACAAAATACCCATGGACGTTAACGTTGATTAA